One window of Methanothermobacter thermautotrophicus genomic DNA carries:
- a CDS encoding DUF192 domain-containing protein, protein MMKTEVINKTRGTTLGAVRFARTFMSRFRGLMLRRDVETGLVLEIPEGRGRYGSGIHMFFMLVPLDILFLDGDMRVVDTATLRPWQLYNPAEPAKYVIELREGSIRESKTEVGDVLEFRAL, encoded by the coding sequence ATGATGAAAACAGAGGTCATTAATAAGACGCGGGGCACCACTCTGGGCGCCGTCAGATTTGCCAGAACATTCATGTCACGTTTCAGGGGATTGATGCTCCGCAGGGACGTTGAAACAGGACTGGTACTGGAGATACCTGAGGGTAGGGGTCGGTACGGATCAGGGATACACATGTTCTTCATGCTTGTCCCCCTTGACATCCTGTTCCTTGATGGGGATATGAGGGTGGTTGACACTGCAACCCTCAGGCCGTGGCAGCTATACAATCCTGCAGAACCTGCAAAGTATGTTATAGAACTCAGAGAGGGGAGTATCAGGGAATCAAAAACCGAGGTGGGGGATGTACTGGAATTCAGGGCCCTTTAA
- a CDS encoding HEAT repeat domain-containing protein yields MEVKRIDFLLEELKDPDWVVREDAVELLAEVADPRAVGPLIEALDDEDYHVREAAALALATFDDPRAVEPIRRHLSDDKAGVRYACALALGILGDEDSIPDLEVLLDDESPMVRRVAEVAISEIMKRAG; encoded by the coding sequence TTGGAGGTTAAGAGAATAGACTTTCTTCTGGAGGAACTCAAGGACCCTGACTGGGTGGTGCGTGAGGATGCAGTGGAACTCCTTGCAGAGGTGGCTGACCCGCGTGCCGTTGGTCCACTCATTGAAGCCCTTGATGATGAGGACTACCATGTGAGGGAGGCTGCAGCACTAGCCCTTGCAACCTTTGATGATCCCAGGGCGGTTGAACCCATCAGGAGGCACCTCTCGGATGATAAAGCTGGAGTCAGGTATGCATGTGCCCTGGCACTCGGGATACTTGGTGATGAGGACTCAATCCCTGACCTTGAGGTGCTCCTTGATGATGAGAGCCCGATGGTAAGGCGGGTGGCTGAGGTAGCCATTTCTGAGATAATGAAACGTGCCGGCTAG
- the hdrA gene encoding H(2):CoB-CoM heterodisulfide ferredoxin reductase subunit HdrA yields the protein MAEEKKEETMEEPRIGVYVCHCGVNIGGVVDIEAVRDYAAKLPNVVVSKDYKYYCSDPGQLEIQKDIKELGLNRVVVAACSPRLHEPTFRRCVEEAGLNQFLFEFANLREQDSWVHMDNPEGATEKAKDLVRMAVAKARLLEPLEASKVSVDDKALVIGGGVAGIQTALDLADMGFKTYMVEKRPSISGRMGQLDKTFPTLDCSMCILAPKMVDVGKHDNIELITYAEVKEVDGYIGNFKVKIEKKPRYIDEDLCTGCGSCVEVCPIEMPNYFDEGIGMTKAVYIPFPQAVPLCATIDKDYCIECMLCDEICERGAVKHDQEPEEIEIEVGTIIVATGYDAYDPTEKLEYGYGRHTNVITGLELERMINASGPTDGKVIKPSDGEKPKRVAFIHCVGSRDEQIGKPYCSRVCCMYIMKNAQLIKDKMPDTEVTLYYMDIRAFGKGFEEFYKRSQEKYGIKFIRGRPAEIIENPDLTLTVRSEDTLLGKVTEYDYDMVVLGVGLVPPEGSEKLRQTIGLSKSADGFLMEAHPKLRPVDTLTDGVYLAGVAQGPKDIPDAVAQASGAAARAAIPMVKGEVEIEPIVAVTDSDVCGGCEVCIELCPFGAISIEEGHANVNVALCKGCGTCVAACPSGAMDQQHFRTKQIMAQIEAALNEQAK from the coding sequence AAGGACTACAAGTACTACTGTTCAGACCCAGGCCAGCTGGAGATACAGAAGGACATCAAGGAGCTCGGACTGAACAGGGTTGTTGTGGCTGCATGTTCCCCAAGGCTCCACGAACCAACCTTCAGGAGATGTGTTGAGGAGGCAGGTCTCAACCAGTTCCTCTTCGAATTCGCAAACCTCAGGGAACAGGACTCCTGGGTCCACATGGACAACCCTGAGGGTGCAACAGAGAAGGCCAAGGACCTTGTGAGGATGGCTGTTGCCAAGGCAAGGCTCCTGGAACCCCTGGAAGCATCAAAGGTCAGTGTGGATGACAAGGCCCTGGTCATCGGTGGTGGGGTTGCAGGTATACAGACAGCCCTTGACCTGGCTGACATGGGATTCAAGACCTACATGGTTGAGAAGAGGCCAAGTATCTCAGGAAGGATGGGTCAGCTCGACAAGACATTCCCAACCCTTGACTGTTCAATGTGTATCCTCGCACCTAAAATGGTGGACGTCGGTAAACACGACAACATAGAACTCATAACCTACGCCGAGGTTAAGGAAGTTGACGGTTACATAGGTAACTTCAAGGTCAAAATCGAGAAGAAACCAAGATACATAGATGAAGATCTGTGTACCGGATGCGGTTCCTGTGTCGAGGTATGTCCGATTGAAATGCCAAACTACTTCGACGAGGGAATCGGAATGACCAAGGCGGTCTACATACCATTCCCACAGGCAGTTCCACTCTGCGCAACCATCGACAAGGACTACTGTATAGAGTGCATGCTCTGTGATGAGATCTGTGAGAGGGGAGCCGTTAAGCATGACCAGGAACCAGAAGAGATCGAAATCGAAGTGGGTACAATAATCGTGGCCACAGGATACGATGCCTACGACCCAACCGAGAAGCTTGAATACGGTTACGGCAGACACACAAACGTAATAACCGGTCTTGAACTTGAGAGGATGATCAACGCCTCAGGTCCAACCGATGGTAAGGTCATCAAACCATCAGACGGTGAAAAACCCAAGAGGGTTGCCTTCATACACTGTGTCGGTTCAAGGGACGAGCAGATCGGAAAACCATACTGTTCCCGTGTCTGCTGCATGTACATCATGAAGAACGCACAGCTCATAAAGGACAAGATGCCTGACACCGAGGTTACACTCTACTACATGGACATAAGGGCATTCGGTAAAGGATTCGAGGAATTCTACAAACGTTCACAGGAGAAATATGGAATCAAGTTCATCAGGGGTCGACCTGCTGAGATCATCGAGAACCCTGACCTGACACTCACAGTGAGATCAGAGGACACACTCCTCGGTAAGGTCACAGAGTACGACTACGACATGGTTGTACTCGGTGTTGGACTCGTACCACCAGAGGGCTCTGAAAAACTCAGACAGACCATCGGTCTATCCAAATCTGCAGATGGATTCCTCATGGAAGCACACCCAAAACTCAGGCCTGTTGACACCCTGACAGACGGTGTGTACCTAGCAGGTGTGGCTCAGGGTCCAAAGGACATTCCTGACGCTGTTGCACAGGCATCAGGTGCAGCTGCACGTGCAGCAATACCAATGGTTAAGGGTGAAGTGGAAATCGAGCCAATCGTTGCCGTGACAGACTCTGATGTCTGCGGTGGATGTGAGGTCTGCATCGAACTGTGTCCATTCGGTGCCATAAGCATAGAGGAAGGCCATGCAAACGTTAACGTGGCCCTCTGTAAGGGATGCGGAACCTGTGTGGCAGCATGCCCATCAGGTGCCATGGACCAGCAGCACTTCAGGACCAAGCAGATCATGGCCCAGATCGAAGCTGCACTCAACGAACAGGCAAAATAG
- the ileS gene encoding isoleucine--tRNA ligase, with protein MPIQEAEKSYRPQRIEEKVQSFWEERDIYERVKELREDRPRYSFLDGPPYCSGRIHLGTAWNKIMKDTYLRFKSMKGFNVRRQPGWDTHGLPIEHKVEGLLGVRSKKDIEDKIGIEEFVNKCREFAVENKAVMTGQFQRLGVWMDWDDPYVTFDPAYMESCWWTLKRAHEKDLLVRDLRVITWCPRCETALALAEIDYHDKEDPSIYVKFPVSGDTHILVWTTTPWTLPANMAVAVHPDFEYAHARLDGETYIMAEALVEKVLGEEAEIIKKVRGAELEGLTYRHPLDDEVPIHREIEHRVILGDHVTLTEGTGCVHTAPGHGPEDFEIGKVYGLRIVCPVDEAGVFTDEAGKYEGKFVKDADADIIEDLRSKGLLLRAGTISHRYGFCWRCKTPIIYLATEQWFLKITEIKDKMLRELDRVQWVPSWAGESRFRNWIENARDWTISRQRYWGIPIPIWICEECDSIHVVGSIDELRELAVEGELEGDFIHRPHVDRIVLECGECGGRMKRTPDVLDVWIDSGVAGWAALHYPSDKELFREWFPYDFITEGHDQTRGWFYSQLGCGVIALDEVPYRRVLMHGFTLDEEGRKMSKSLGNVVEPEDVIEKYGADVLRFYLLWANKPWEDLKFVWDELRNVNKMFNILWNVYVFATTYMSLDRFQPGDHRVEDLSFRDEDRWILSRINSVTLKVTEAIENLHFHRATREIHDFIVEDLSRWYIRLIRSRTWIERDDPDKLAAYHTLYTVLKTLIITLSPVAPHVCEDIYQNLVRGAEPDSPESIHMLDWTMDEGAVDIQLEADMDTVREIIEACARARDTARYKLRWPVREIVVVSEDEEALRAAEALKGVIAEQANAKSIKTATEFPDMKIIARPNPATLGPRLRQDMPLVMRELEAADGSAVKAALESDGEFTVEANGKKFKLTSEDIIFETELPENIVSAQFDGGSVFIDTELTPEILSEAMARELVRRIQDMRKDLDLDVEATIEVSVKCSEEFRELTEPQREFIENEVRAATLSFDYSELEYTKEWKISDENLIISIKPASKV; from the coding sequence ATGCCAATCCAGGAAGCCGAAAAATCCTACAGACCCCAAAGGATCGAGGAAAAGGTACAGAGTTTCTGGGAAGAAAGGGACATCTATGAACGGGTGAAGGAACTGAGGGAGGACAGGCCACGCTATTCATTCCTTGACGGTCCACCCTACTGCAGTGGAAGGATTCACCTTGGAACAGCATGGAACAAGATAATGAAGGATACATACCTCCGTTTCAAGTCGATGAAGGGGTTCAATGTCAGGAGGCAACCTGGATGGGACACCCATGGCCTCCCCATCGAACACAAGGTCGAGGGACTCCTGGGTGTCAGGAGCAAGAAGGACATTGAGGATAAGATCGGAATCGAGGAATTCGTCAATAAATGCAGGGAATTTGCCGTGGAGAATAAGGCCGTCATGACAGGCCAGTTCCAGCGCCTCGGGGTATGGATGGACTGGGATGACCCCTATGTCACCTTTGACCCTGCCTACATGGAATCCTGCTGGTGGACCCTCAAAAGGGCCCATGAGAAGGACCTCCTTGTGAGGGATCTGAGGGTTATAACCTGGTGCCCCCGATGTGAAACAGCCCTGGCCCTGGCAGAGATAGACTACCATGATAAGGAGGACCCATCGATCTACGTGAAGTTCCCTGTCTCAGGGGACACCCACATACTGGTATGGACAACCACCCCCTGGACCCTCCCTGCGAACATGGCGGTGGCGGTTCACCCTGATTTTGAATACGCCCATGCACGCCTTGATGGAGAAACCTACATAATGGCAGAGGCACTGGTTGAGAAGGTGCTTGGTGAAGAGGCTGAGATCATAAAGAAGGTCAGGGGGGCTGAACTTGAAGGTTTAACCTACAGGCACCCCCTGGATGATGAGGTGCCAATACACAGGGAGATCGAACACAGGGTGATCCTGGGGGACCACGTGACCCTGACAGAGGGTACAGGGTGCGTCCACACAGCACCGGGCCATGGTCCAGAGGACTTCGAGATAGGTAAAGTTTATGGACTCAGGATAGTATGTCCAGTGGACGAGGCCGGTGTCTTCACAGATGAGGCAGGGAAATATGAGGGCAAATTTGTCAAGGATGCCGACGCAGACATAATAGAGGACCTCAGATCGAAGGGTCTTCTCCTGAGGGCCGGGACCATAAGCCACAGGTACGGGTTCTGCTGGAGGTGCAAAACACCCATAATATACCTTGCAACAGAGCAGTGGTTCCTCAAGATAACCGAGATAAAGGATAAGATGCTGAGGGAACTTGACAGGGTCCAGTGGGTCCCATCATGGGCAGGGGAGAGCAGGTTCAGGAACTGGATAGAGAATGCACGCGACTGGACCATCTCAAGGCAGAGGTACTGGGGAATACCCATACCAATATGGATATGTGAGGAATGTGACAGCATACACGTGGTTGGATCCATAGATGAACTCAGGGAGCTGGCAGTTGAGGGAGAACTCGAGGGGGACTTCATCCACAGGCCCCACGTGGACAGGATAGTCCTTGAATGCGGTGAATGCGGCGGGAGGATGAAGAGGACACCCGACGTCCTGGATGTCTGGATAGACTCAGGGGTGGCTGGGTGGGCAGCCCTCCACTACCCCTCTGATAAGGAACTCTTCCGGGAATGGTTCCCCTACGACTTCATAACCGAGGGCCATGACCAGACCCGCGGATGGTTCTACTCACAGCTGGGATGCGGTGTCATCGCCCTGGACGAGGTCCCCTACAGGAGGGTCCTCATGCACGGATTCACCCTGGATGAAGAGGGCCGTAAGATGAGCAAATCCCTGGGAAACGTTGTTGAACCCGAGGATGTCATAGAGAAGTATGGAGCCGACGTCCTGAGGTTCTATCTCCTCTGGGCAAACAAGCCATGGGAGGACCTCAAATTTGTATGGGATGAGCTCAGGAACGTCAACAAGATGTTCAACATCCTGTGGAACGTATATGTATTCGCAACGACCTACATGTCCCTTGACAGGTTCCAGCCAGGGGACCACAGGGTTGAGGATCTTAGCTTCAGGGATGAGGACCGCTGGATCCTCTCAAGGATCAACTCCGTGACACTTAAGGTCACAGAGGCCATTGAAAACCTCCACTTCCACAGGGCCACCCGTGAAATCCATGACTTCATAGTCGAGGACCTCAGCCGCTGGTACATAAGGCTGATAAGGAGTCGAACCTGGATAGAAAGGGATGACCCCGATAAACTCGCAGCCTACCACACCCTCTACACTGTCCTCAAGACACTCATAATCACCCTGTCACCGGTGGCACCCCACGTATGCGAGGACATCTACCAGAACCTTGTCAGGGGAGCCGAACCGGATTCACCAGAGAGCATACACATGCTTGACTGGACCATGGATGAGGGGGCAGTTGACATCCAGCTTGAGGCCGATATGGATACCGTCAGGGAGATAATAGAGGCCTGCGCAAGGGCCAGGGACACCGCAAGGTACAAGCTCAGATGGCCTGTCAGGGAGATTGTGGTCGTGTCTGAGGATGAAGAGGCTCTGAGGGCTGCAGAGGCCCTTAAGGGTGTTATAGCGGAGCAAGCCAATGCAAAGTCCATCAAAACAGCAACTGAGTTCCCTGACATGAAGATAATCGCCAGACCAAACCCTGCAACCCTGGGTCCCAGGCTGAGGCAGGACATGCCCCTGGTGATGAGGGAACTTGAAGCTGCAGACGGATCAGCAGTGAAGGCTGCACTGGAATCTGATGGCGAGTTCACGGTTGAAGCTAATGGTAAGAAATTCAAACTCACATCTGAGGATATAATATTTGAAACAGAGCTTCCAGAGAACATAGTGAGCGCCCAGTTCGATGGGGGAAGTGTGTTCATCGACACAGAACTCACACCTGAGATCCTGAGCGAGGCAATGGCCCGTGAACTTGTAAGGAGAATCCAGGATATGAGGAAGGACCTTGACCTGGACGTTGAGGCCACCATAGAGGTCTCAGTTAAATGCAGCGAAGAATTCAGGGAACTCACGGAACCCCAGAGGGAGTTCATAGAGAACGAGGTAAGGGCAGCCACACTCTCCTTTGACTACTCTGAACTCGAATACACCAAGGAATGGAAGATATCAGATGAAAACCTTATAATATCAATAAAACCTGCAAGTAAGGTGTGA
- the glyA gene encoding serine hydroxymethyltransferase, with the protein MVTNQDYTEKIRQLMKDHNSWMESSINLIASENITSSRVKEALLSDLSHRYAEGLPGERLYEGCRYIDEIEELTIELSKRLFRAEHANVQPTSGVVANLACFFATADVGDPIMAMEVPYGGHISHAKVSAAGVRGFQIYTHPFDFENMNIDADAMKKKILEVKPRIILFGGSLFLFPHPVEEALEAAEEVGARIMYDGAHVLGLIAGGYFQDPLREGADMLVGSTHKTFPGPQGGIILCREELAADIDEAVFPGLVSNHHLHHVAGLGIATAEMLEFGAEYAAQTIKNARKLAENLHELGFNVLCEHLDFTESHQVVMDVSDIGRAAEISKRLEANNIILNKNLLPWDDVNRSDDPSGIRIGTQEITRRGMKESEMSEVAEYIKRVVMDGKDVRDEVAEFMSSYTRVHYAFEESEAYKYMEIQ; encoded by the coding sequence ATGGTCACAAATCAGGATTACACCGAGAAGATCAGACAGCTTATGAAGGACCATAACAGCTGGATGGAGTCAAGCATCAACCTCATAGCAAGTGAAAACATAACAAGTTCAAGGGTGAAGGAGGCCCTCCTATCGGATCTATCCCACCGATACGCAGAGGGCCTCCCCGGTGAAAGGCTCTATGAGGGCTGCAGGTACATCGATGAGATTGAGGAGTTAACAATTGAACTATCAAAGAGGCTCTTCAGGGCGGAACATGCGAACGTCCAGCCAACATCAGGCGTGGTGGCAAACCTTGCCTGTTTCTTCGCCACAGCCGACGTCGGCGACCCAATAATGGCCATGGAGGTCCCCTATGGCGGCCACATATCCCATGCCAAGGTCAGCGCAGCCGGTGTAAGGGGTTTCCAGATATACACACACCCCTTTGACTTTGAGAACATGAACATAGACGCCGATGCAATGAAGAAGAAGATACTGGAGGTTAAACCAAGGATAATACTCTTCGGCGGAAGCCTCTTCCTCTTCCCTCACCCTGTGGAGGAGGCTCTTGAGGCCGCCGAGGAGGTGGGGGCAAGGATAATGTACGATGGTGCCCATGTCCTGGGCCTCATTGCAGGGGGCTACTTCCAGGACCCACTACGTGAGGGCGCCGACATGCTTGTTGGAAGCACCCACAAGACCTTCCCGGGCCCACAGGGCGGTATAATCCTCTGCAGGGAGGAACTTGCAGCTGACATAGATGAGGCGGTGTTCCCGGGCCTTGTGAGCAACCACCACCTCCACCACGTGGCAGGCCTTGGCATAGCAACGGCAGAGATGCTGGAATTCGGTGCTGAATATGCAGCCCAGACAATTAAGAATGCCAGGAAACTTGCCGAGAACCTTCATGAACTTGGATTCAACGTGCTATGTGAGCACCTTGACTTCACAGAGTCCCACCAGGTGGTGATGGATGTCTCTGACATTGGAAGGGCAGCCGAGATCTCAAAGAGGCTCGAGGCCAACAATATAATACTCAACAAGAACCTGCTCCCATGGGATGATGTGAACAGGTCAGACGACCCATCAGGGATACGCATAGGTACACAGGAGATAACAAGGAGGGGTATGAAGGAGTCAGAGATGTCAGAGGTTGCAGAGTACATCAAGAGGGTTGTAATGGACGGAAAGGATGTCAGGGATGAGGTTGCAGAGTTCATGTCATCATATACCCGTGTCCACTACGCCTTTGAGGAGTCGGAGGCCTACAAGTACATGGAGATCCAGTAG
- a CDS encoding methionine adenosyltransferase, with product MRNIIVEPLNQTPIEDQKVEIVERKGIGHPDSISDGIAESVSRALCNAYLDRFGAIMHHNTDEVQITAGESAPQFGGGEVIKPMEILLTGRGIAEVDGEKIGLDRIAISAAKEYLKENILNLDVETCTVVECKIGHGSGDLRDVFARKGRAPLSNDTSFGVGFAPFSETERIVMEAENLLNSPEFKKKHPAVGEDIKVMGLRENDNITLTVACAMVDRYVSDLEEYLEVKNIVKDEVFKIASKLTDRNLEVFVNTADRCEDDEPSVYITVTGTSAEMGDDGSVGRGNRANGLITPNRPMSMEATSGKNPINHVGKIYNLLSNQMAGDIVESVEGVKQVHIMILSQIGKPIDHPKAATAQLILEDGYRMEEVTGKVSGVMDAWLEDIPSITEMLVKGQLRTF from the coding sequence GTGAGAAATATTATCGTTGAACCCCTTAACCAGACACCAATCGAGGACCAGAAGGTGGAGATAGTTGAAAGGAAGGGCATAGGGCACCCTGACAGTATAAGTGATGGGATTGCTGAGTCAGTGAGCCGGGCCCTATGCAACGCCTACCTTGACAGGTTCGGCGCAATAATGCACCACAACACAGACGAGGTCCAGATAACAGCCGGCGAGTCAGCTCCCCAGTTTGGAGGCGGAGAGGTCATAAAACCCATGGAGATACTCCTCACAGGAAGGGGTATAGCAGAGGTTGATGGTGAGAAGATAGGCCTCGACAGGATAGCCATATCAGCTGCCAAGGAGTACCTCAAGGAGAACATACTGAACCTTGACGTTGAAACATGCACCGTGGTTGAGTGCAAGATCGGCCACGGGTCAGGGGACCTCCGGGATGTATTTGCAAGGAAGGGTAGAGCACCCCTATCAAACGACACCTCCTTTGGGGTCGGATTCGCCCCATTCTCAGAGACAGAGAGGATAGTCATGGAGGCAGAGAACCTCCTTAACTCCCCTGAATTCAAGAAGAAGCACCCTGCAGTTGGTGAGGACATAAAGGTCATGGGTCTGAGGGAGAATGACAACATAACACTCACAGTCGCCTGTGCAATGGTTGACAGGTACGTCTCAGACCTTGAGGAGTACCTGGAGGTCAAGAATATTGTGAAGGATGAGGTCTTCAAAATAGCCTCAAAACTCACAGACAGGAACCTTGAGGTCTTTGTGAACACTGCAGACCGCTGTGAGGATGATGAACCCTCAGTCTACATCACCGTAACCGGAACATCAGCAGAGATGGGTGACGATGGATCAGTTGGAAGGGGTAACAGGGCCAATGGACTCATAACACCCAACAGGCCCATGTCGATGGAGGCGACCTCAGGTAAGAACCCCATAAACCATGTGGGTAAGATCTACAACCTCCTATCAAACCAGATGGCAGGGGATATAGTTGAAAGTGTTGAGGGTGTTAAACAGGTCCACATAATGATACTGAGCCAGATAGGAAAACCCATTGACCACCCCAAGGCTGCAACGGCCCAGCTGATTCTTGAGGACGGGTACAGAATGGAAGAAGTCACAGGGAAGGTTTCAGGCGTCATGGACGCCTGGCTGGAGGACATACCCAGCATAACCGAGATGCTAGTGAAGGGACAGCTCAGGACCTTCTAA
- a CDS encoding dihydromethanopterin reductase (acceptor) codes for MRIAWAFTGAGHLLLESVEALEATVKGGHDVTILLSGAAEEVLKMYGLFERVKRLSGGYYRELITEGEEGYSFPITGRLSMGRYDLLVASPVTSNTVAKIVHGIADTLVTNAVAQAGKGGVPVYCVPVDLEEGDVETVLPSKLELELCRGCEPCLAAAACPEDAIVPGVEIRLLSCRGCGACRRACPHGAVSGGRIITIHMREVDIRNTARLASMDGIKVFERPEDIPGNIPSIQ; via the coding sequence ATGAGGATTGCCTGGGCATTCACAGGGGCCGGTCACCTCCTCCTGGAAAGCGTCGAGGCACTGGAGGCCACAGTTAAAGGGGGACACGATGTGACCATACTGCTCTCTGGTGCAGCGGAGGAGGTCCTGAAGATGTACGGCCTCTTTGAAAGGGTTAAAAGACTTTCAGGAGGTTACTACAGGGAACTGATCACCGAAGGGGAGGAGGGCTACAGTTTCCCCATAACAGGGAGGCTCTCCATGGGCAGATATGACCTCCTGGTGGCCTCACCTGTAACATCCAACACCGTGGCCAAGATCGTCCACGGCATAGCAGACACCCTTGTCACCAATGCGGTGGCCCAGGCAGGCAAGGGGGGGGTGCCGGTTTACTGCGTACCTGTTGACCTTGAGGAGGGCGACGTTGAGACAGTGCTCCCATCAAAACTTGAACTTGAGCTCTGCAGGGGATGCGAACCATGCCTTGCGGCTGCAGCATGCCCTGAGGACGCCATAGTCCCCGGTGTTGAGATAAGACTACTCAGCTGCAGGGGCTGCGGTGCATGCAGAAGGGCCTGTCCCCACGGAGCTGTCTCAGGGGGCAGGATCATAACCATACACATGAGGGAAGTTGATATAAGGAATACGGCAAGACTCGCTTCAATGGATGGCATAAAGGTTTTTGAGAGACCGGAGGACATTCCAGGTAACATACCATCCATTCAGTGA